The genome window TGAAGAGTTTTGCTGATGGTCGTATTTTTAGCGGAGAACAGGCTTTAAAATTAGGATTGGTAGATAGACTCGGTGGAGAAGAAGATGCCCGTCGTTGGGCTTGTGAGTTGGTTAAACTAGATCCTGAAAAAACCGAATGCGACACTATCGAGGAACCAAAACCATTAATTAATCGTTTGCTTAATGGTCGTAGTCAGGTAAAATCAGGTGTAGGTTCAGCTATTAATTGGTTAGAATTTGAAGTTGCAACCAATGGACAACCTTTATGGTTATATCGTCCTTAGTTTATGATCATTCGCATTCAGTCGGGAAAGGAGTAATGTCACCCATGTGGAAAGTACGGGCAATTAGAGGGGCAACTACAGCCCAGAGTAATACTATTGATGCCATGAGAGATGCTATCAGTGAGTTGATGATGGAAATTGAGACTCGCAATCAACTTGATTATGATGATGTCATTAGTGTTATTTTTACTGCTACCCCTGATTTAGATATAGCCTTCCCCGCTGCGATCGCAAGGGAGCGCCCCCACTGGGCTAATGTACCCCTCCTCGACTTACAACAAATGAAAGTAGAAGGTAGCCTAGAGCGTTGTATTAGAGTTTTAATTTACTTCAATACCACCAAACCTCCTAGCGAAATTTATCACCCTTATTTACGCAAAGCCCAAAATTTGCGCCCTGATTGGAGTTTGGCTCAATTTTCCAGATATTAAGAATAATGAGGTTTTAATATCTCAGTGTTGTATTTATAATTTTTTCGTTTTAACTGTGTTGTTGTCAAAAAAACGTTATTTTTAAATATTAATTTTAATATGACTTGGGCTAACATTCTGGGTTTATTTGGGGCTATGACAATACTAGCATCAATCCCTAGTCTCAGTGTGTTAACTGTGTCTGCCAAGAGTGCTAGGGGTGGTTTTATCCATGGTTTTTTTACTACCCTTGGTATTGTTGCAGGAGATATTATTTTTATCGTGATTACCCTCTGGGGATTGTCTTTTTTGGAAGACACCATGGGAAATTTTTTTGTGTTGATAAAGTATATCGGCGGAGTATATTTAATATTTATGGGGATTACTATTTTTAAAGCAAAAACTAATAATCAAGTCCTCGAAAAAGCAGATATAAAATCTCTTTCTTCCAGTTTTTTGACAGGATTATTTATTACCCTTGGAGATCAAAAAGCAACCCTTTTTTACCTAGGTTTTCTACCTGCTTTTGTAGATGTCAGTAATATTTCTTTTTTTGACACGCTAATTATCATTTTAATAACAATTTTGAGCGTAGGAGGCGTGAAATTAATTTATGCTTTTATTGCGGGTAAGTCAAAGTTTTTAATCAATCAAAAAATGAGTAAAATAATAAATATTTCCGCAGGTTGTATCATAACTTGTGTGGGTATATTTATGATTATTCAGTAAAAATAATTATACTAAATCCCGTTTCAATAGTATACTAATTAGGGCGGGGAACAGGGAACGGGGAACGGATAGTAATTGTTTATTGTCAATTGTTACACGGTGAATAATAGTAAACTCTACTAATCGGATTTGGTATTATTTATTTTTTGTTTGTTTACATAAAATGAGGACGCAATAGTTTATGTACTACGTCCCCATTTAATATCGTGGAATTATCTACCTAATTATTATTAGTAGGTGGTAACTACAGAGCGACGACGACGGGTAAATTTACCATCACCGTTATTTTCCCCATCGCTGTTATCATTATCATCATCGCTGTTGTTGTCGTTGATGTCTGGTTGTACTTGTAACATGAAGACAACCAAAGGATTACTTCTTAGTTCTCTTTGAATTAATCTGTCTAAACTAGCTTCTACATCAAGACGAATACTCGACCAGTTGATTTCTTCATTACCATTCAATAATAAAGCACTCTTGATGCGATCGCCTATAGTCTTATCAACATTACGGCTAATCAACCGTTTCAACATGGACATCTCAATTTTACTAACAACCCCACGAAGATTAATTTGAGGCTCTTCTAATAGTCTGCCCTGATAGTTGACAGCTGCAACTACGGTAATGACACCATCTTGAGCAATTTGAGTTCTTTCTTCCATAACATGGGTACTGTGAACAATACCAGAGTTATCGACTAATTCAATACCAGAAGGCACCTTAGGCCCTTTGCGAATGGTATCGGGGGTTAATTCTATGGTGTCACCATTGTTAATGATAACGATGTTTTCCGGGGGAATACCCACACTTTGGGCAGTTTGTCCGTGTTTAACCAGCATACGATGTTCCCCGTGGACAGGGACAACAAACTTAGGTTTGGTGAGGGCTAACATCAGTTTTTGATCTTCTTGGCAACCATGGCCAGATACGTGAATCCCTAAATTTTTGCCATAAAGTACATTTGCCCCTTGCATCATTAACCTATCAATGGTGTTCACTACGGGAATAGTATTACCTGGAATAGGATTGGCGGAGAAAATGACAGTATCTCCCTGACGGATTTTCACTTGGCGATGTTCACCCCTAGAAATCCTTGTCATGGCGGCAAATTTTTCACCCTGAGAGCCTGTACAGAGGATTAATACTTGTTCATCGGGAAGCCGATTCATAGCCCCCAAGGGGATAAAGAGGTCTTCTGGACATTTGATATATCCTAGGTTACGGGCATGGGCAATGACATTCAACATAGAGCGCCCGACGATGGCAACCTTACGGTTATATTTTTGAGCCAATTCTAGTACCATATTCACCCGATGGACGGAGGTGGCAAAGGTGGTAAGTAATAAGCGCCCGTGGGATTGTAAAAAGATTTTCTCTAGGTTAGGATAAACGGATCTCTCTGAAGGGGTAAAGCCAGGTACTTCAGAGTTGGTGGAGTCTCCGAATATACATAGTATTCCTTCTTCTCCTAATTGGGCGAGGCGGTGGAGGTCAAAATATTCGCCATCTACGGGGGTGTGATCTACTTTATAATCCCCTGTA of Cyanobacterium sp. HL-69 contains these proteins:
- the aroH gene encoding chorismate mutase AroH gives rise to the protein MSPMWKVRAIRGATTAQSNTIDAMRDAISELMMEIETRNQLDYDDVISVIFTATPDLDIAFPAAIARERPHWANVPLLDLQQMKVEGSLERCIRVLIYFNTTKPPSEIYHPYLRKAQNLRPDWSLAQFSRY
- the rnj gene encoding ribonuclease J, with protein sequence MNKVYKIQGRKRKTSDTTPKPTKTLKDTPKIKAKNSEKNNQEVQSNKNALRVIPLGGLHEIGKNTCIYEYEDEIILVDAGIGFPTDGMHGINVVLPDMTYLRENNHKIKAFVATHGHEDHIGGIPYHLRQIDTPIIYGPRLAMSLLRDKLEEAGLSDRTIIKTVGPREVVKIGKHFQVEFIRNTHSIADSFTLAIHTPVGVLIHTGDYKVDHTPVDGEYFDLHRLAQLGEEGILCIFGDSTNSEVPGFTPSERSVYPNLEKIFLQSHGRLLLTTFATSVHRVNMVLELAQKYNRKVAIVGRSMLNVIAHARNLGYIKCPEDLFIPLGAMNRLPDEQVLILCTGSQGEKFAAMTRISRGEHRQVKIRQGDTVIFSANPIPGNTIPVVNTIDRLMMQGANVLYGKNLGIHVSGHGCQEDQKLMLALTKPKFVVPVHGEHRMLVKHGQTAQSVGIPPENIVIINNGDTIELTPDTIRKGPKVPSGIELVDNSGIVHSTHVMEERTQIAQDGVITVVAAVNYQGRLLEEPQINLRGVVSKIEMSMLKRLISRNVDKTIGDRIKSALLLNGNEEINWSSIRLDVEASLDRLIQRELRSNPLVVFMLQVQPDINDNNSDDDNDNSDGENNGDGKFTRRRRSVVTTY